A genomic stretch from Chitinophaga agri includes:
- a CDS encoding bifunctional 3,4-dihydroxy-2-butanone-4-phosphate synthase/GTP cyclohydrolase II, whose protein sequence is MLDTIESAIEDIRNGKLVIVVDDEDRENEGDFITAARNVTPEIINFMSRYGRGLICAPLVEERCDELKLEMMVRDNTALHQTPFTVSVDLLGHGCTTGISAHDRAKTIQALIDPNTRPEELGKPGHIFPLKAKSGGVLRRTGHTEATIDLARLAGFEPAGVLVEIMNEDGSMARLPELREIATKFDLKLISIKDLIEYRLEKETLIEEQVSVHMPTEYGDFELVAFKQLNSGETHMALKKGNWEKGEPVLVRIHSSCVTGDILHSLRCDCGEQLHKAMEMVEREGKGLILYMNQEGRGIGLLNKLKAYKLQEEGRDTVQANLELGFKMDERDYGVGAQILRHMNISKMRLITNNPRKRAGLKGYGLEIVENVAIEVHPNPHNEFYLKTKRDKLGHEILRG, encoded by the coding sequence ATGTTAGATACAATAGAATCAGCCATAGAAGATATCAGGAATGGTAAGCTGGTAATCGTGGTGGATGACGAGGATAGAGAGAACGAAGGGGATTTTATCACAGCAGCCAGGAATGTAACGCCAGAGATCATCAATTTCATGAGCCGTTATGGCCGTGGTTTAATATGTGCGCCGCTCGTGGAAGAACGCTGCGATGAGCTTAAGCTGGAAATGATGGTGCGCGATAATACTGCTTTACACCAGACGCCCTTTACCGTATCTGTTGACCTCCTCGGTCACGGCTGTACCACTGGCATCTCTGCCCACGACCGCGCCAAAACCATTCAGGCCCTGATAGACCCTAATACCCGTCCGGAAGAACTGGGTAAACCAGGTCACATCTTCCCCCTGAAAGCAAAAAGTGGTGGTGTACTCCGTCGTACCGGCCATACAGAAGCAACCATCGACCTGGCCAGACTGGCCGGATTCGAACCTGCTGGTGTACTGGTGGAGATCATGAACGAAGACGGTTCCATGGCCCGCCTCCCGGAACTGCGCGAAATAGCTACGAAGTTTGACCTGAAGCTCATCTCTATAAAAGACCTGATCGAGTACCGTCTCGAAAAGGAGACCCTGATCGAAGAACAGGTAAGTGTTCATATGCCAACAGAATATGGTGACTTTGAACTGGTTGCCTTTAAGCAGCTGAACTCCGGTGAAACTCATATGGCCCTTAAAAAGGGCAACTGGGAGAAAGGCGAACCGGTTCTGGTACGTATCCACTCGTCCTGCGTGACCGGTGATATCCTCCATTCCCTCCGCTGTGACTGTGGTGAACAGTTGCATAAAGCCATGGAAATGGTAGAGCGTGAAGGTAAAGGCCTGATCCTTTATATGAACCAGGAAGGCCGTGGTATCGGATTGCTCAATAAACTGAAAGCCTATAAGCTGCAGGAAGAAGGCCGCGACACCGTTCAGGCTAACCTGGAACTGGGCTTCAAAATGGACGAACGCGACTATGGTGTAGGAGCACAGATCCTGCGCCATATGAACATCTCCAAGATGCGCCTCATTACCAACAACCCTCGTAAAAGAGCCGGTCTGAAAGGGTACGGCCTGGAAATCGTGGAAAATGTAGCCATCGAGGTACATCCAAACCCTCATAACGAATTCTATCTCAAGACTAAAAGAGATAAGTTAGGACATGAGATCTTAAGAGGATAG